One Mya arenaria isolate MELC-2E11 chromosome 5, ASM2691426v1 genomic window carries:
- the LOC128235232 gene encoding hemicentin-1-like isoform X1 yields the protein MCGKKPACGFKMELFISFGIIVLCGQVSSITLSGNGTSGGFTVQENESLQLTCSTSTDVQYVSYIRRLMGLVSKTITSVGYGSSGCGTDPTPPSYFSCSCVSRKQYVCVIRNVTRDMNGHVLLCLRPGGDPNDVSGDQTLVVSIGVTAVSMVFPAVSSVSVIDNSARQFRCVTSAGNPQATVEWYKDNGTPDRADDTRITTGIETDTSASGTLIVTIGKLTLTVQRNDHDLGVYCRANNGGNWLYSSSVVLDVQYEPLNPKVLYKVSEVTSPIRVISGHSMTLSCTSTGNPNPTYTWTYPGGNAHSGSTLTLASVQTTLAGDVMCTAMNTLSPTGGTAVVKSRQTTINLQVLYSPRAPSCTISGTTISTTAILVEGTDRTINCTSSANPPLITYTWSTPRRGQVSGASLSLINVQHTTDQGQYTLTVTNTMDPTGENMETGTSNTMFSVNVQFEPSTPMVSYQGSAIISNLRVISGRSMTLNCSSTGNPSPTYTWTYPGGESHSGPNLTFSTVQTIHAGDVTCTAENTLSPTGEKAVDRARQTTSTLQVLYPPRKPSCTISGTTISTTAILVEGTARTINCTSSANPPLITYTWSTPRRGQVSGASLSLINVQHSADQGQYTLTVTNTMDPTGENMETGTSNTMFSVDVQFGPKVQLREIHAILRDIDLNFQCPFVSGNPSETSFVWTRSVDSRQWNSQIVSISSVKKSDAGMYTCTATNQMTPTGAPGITGSHSGTFYLNVQYESVVSDFHVTQHIGTFNVTQSEYSNVTFTCTVDSNPSSTINIRKEGEIRRSIDNSKQLEYTIANLTCWDAGLYTCDGSNEFNTDTLSMKNLKLLVTCRPRRPPGEVVELTFVARHHEQVTLKYTVFAYPVPSPSQFVWKRCKPTCAHLSNLPGKYEIRTTGLSSNLTILGVDTGDYGVYSISVSNGIGEELVEEIYLKPAGPPDPPTELHVIEESIGETQAILTWIPGFNNGLSQTFHLSYGTLIEFATITKVNISQNEFEESINYTINKLQPEKQYYVELFASNAEGNSMRVNATFTTLVHLVIDPDGPSAAIIGGSIGGVIFAVLIIGGVILGVMKLRKLGSASRQPGHGTENAGCHDVITYETIQMTNDKTVYDALGSASRQTGHGTENVGCHDVSTYETMQTTNDKTVYDALNTGKDCPNTSHVYTSLDDSASIADYENVKKKDPVYNNAEIPSADCI from the exons TTTTAAAATGGAGCTCTTCATTTCCTTTGGAATAATTGTTCTTTGTGGACAag TATCCAGCATAACGTTGTCGGGGAATGGTACATCTGGAGGTTTCACAGTTCAAGAGAACGAATCCCTGCAGTTGACGTGTTCTACGTCTACCGATGTACAGTATGTATCATATATAAGAAGACTAATGGGATTAGTTTCTAAGACAATCACCTCAGTAGGGTACGGATCATCAGGCTGTGGCACGGACCCCACACCGCCGTCCTACTTCAGCTGTTCCTGTGTAAGTAGAAAGCAGTACGTCTGTGTCATCCGGAACGTCACCAGAGACATGAATGGACACGTGTTGTTATGTTTACGTCCAGGAGGAGATCCAAATGACGTCAGTGGGGATCAAACACTCGTCGTATCAA TCGGCGTAACTGCGGTGTCTATGGTTTTCCCGGCGGTCAGCTCCGTCTCTGTCATTGATAACAGCGCCCGGCAGTTCCGGTGTGTGACATCTGCCGGAAACCCCCAGGCCACCGTGGAGTGGTACAAGGATAACGGTACACCTGATAGGGCGGATGACACTCGCATCACTACCGGGATAGAGACAGACACTAGCGCAAGTGGTACTCTCATTGTGACTATAGGTAAACTGACGTTGACTGTGCAGAGAAACGATCATGATTTGGGCGTATACTGCAGGGCAAACAACGGCGGAAATTGGCTATACTCCTCTAGTGTTGTCTTAGATGTTCAGT ACGAACCTTTAAATCCGAAAGTATTATATAAGGTTTCCGAGGTTACCTCCCCTATACGGGTCATATCCGGACATTCCATGACGCTCAGCTGCACCAGCACGGGAAACCCAAATCCCACTTACACCTGGACGTACCCTGGTGGAAACGCACATAGTGGATCCACGCTCACACTTGCCAGCGTGCAGACCACACTCGCCGGGGATGTCATGTGTACAGCAATGAACACGTTGTCACCTACTGGAGGAACAGCGGTTGTAAAAAGTAGACAAACAACCATTAACCTTCAAGTTCTGT ATTCCCCGCGTGCACCATCATGTACCATAAGCGGGACCACAATATCAACCACTGCTATACTCGTGGAGGGCACAGATCGCACCATCAACTGCACAAGTTCGGCAAACCCGCCCCTGATCACTTACACTTGGTCAACTCCGCGACGTGGTCAAGTGTCTGGAGCCAGTTTATCCCTTATCAATGTCCAGCACACCACCGACCAAGGCCAGTACACTCTGACGGTTACAAACACAATGGATCCCACAGGAGAAAACATGGAAACGGGAACTAGCAACACAATGTTCTCAGTGAATGTTCAGT TTGAACCTTCAACCCCTATGGTTTCCTACCAGGGTTCCGCAATAATCTCcaatttgcgtgtaatatccgGACGTTCCATGACTCTCAACTGCAGCAGCACGGGAAATCCGAGCCCCACTTATACGTGGACGTACCCTGGTGGAGAGTCACATAGTGGCCCTAACCTCACATTCAGCACCGTGCAGACCATACACGCCGGAGATGTCACGTGTACGGCAGAGAACACGTTGTCACCTACTGGGGAGAAAGCGGTTGATAGAGCACGACAAACAACCTCGACTCTCCAAGTTCTGT ATCCACCAAGAAAACCATCATGCACCATAAGCGGGACCACAATATCAACCACTGCTATACTCGTGGAGGGCACAGCTCGCACCATCAACTGCACAAGTTCGGCAAACCCGCCCCTGATCACTTACACTTGGTCAACTCCGCGACGTGGTCAAGTGTCTGGAGCCAGTTTATCCCTGATCAACGTCCAACACAGCGCCGACCAAGGCCAGTACACTCTGACGGTTACAAACACAATGGATCCCACAGGAGAAAACATGGAAACGGGAACTAGCAACACAATGTTCTCAGTGGATGTTCAGT TTGGTCCCAAAGTACAACTTCGGGAGATCCATGCCATATTAAGGGACATAGACTTAAACTTCCAGTGCCCATTTGTTTCTGGGAATCCTTCTGAGACATCCTTTGTCTGGACTAGATCAGTTGACAGCAGACAATGGAACAGCCAGATTGTCAGTATCAGCTCTGTAAAGAAATCAGACGCCGGCATGTATACGTGCACCGCAACGAACCAGATGACGCCCACTGGAGCGCCCGGCATCACTGGAAGTCATAGCGGAACCTTTTACCTtaatgttcagt ATGAATCTGTCGTCAGTGACTTCCATGTTACTCAGCACATCGGAACTTTCAACGTTACACAATCTGAGTACAGCAATGTGACGTTTACCTGCACGGTGGATAGCAATCCTTCGTCAACCATCAATATTCGAAAGGAAGGTGAAATAAGGAGATCCATCGATAATTCAAAACAGCTTGAATACACCATTGCAAACCTAACATGCTGGGATGCCGGGCTTTATACTTGTGATGGCAGCAATGAGTTTAATACCGACACCCTTTCGATGAAGAACTTGAAGTTGCTTGTTACAT gCAGACCAAGGCGTCCACCTGGCGAAGTTGTGGAGTTGACCTTTGTAGCCCGCCATCACGAACAAGTAACACTGAAGTACACTGTGTTTGCGTATCCGGTCCCTAGTCCATCACAGTTTGTCTGGAAAAGATGCAAGCCAACTTGTGCTCATTTATCAAATCTCCCTGGGAAATACGAAATAAGAACAACAGGGTTGTCTAGTAATTTGACCATTTTGGGAGTCGATACTGGTGATTACGGCGTGTACAGTATTTCGGTTAGCAATGGCATTGGCGAAGAGCTAGTCGAAGAAATTTATCTCAAACCAGCTG GACCACCAGATCCACCAACGGAACTCCATGTTATTGAGGAGTCCATCGGAGAAACACAAGCAATACTAACATGGATACCTGGatttaataacggtttaagtcaaacatttcatttatcgTATGGAACATTGATTGAATTCGCAACCATAACTAAAGTGAATATTTCTCAAAACGAATTCGAAGAAAGCATTAACTATACAATAAACAAACTGCAACCTGAAAAGCAGTACTATGTGGAACTTTTTGCTTCTAATGCCGAAGGGAACTCCATGAGAGTCAACGCAACATTTACAACATTGGTGCATCTTGTTA TTGATCCAGATGGTCCATCAGCTGCTATAATTGGTGGATCAATCGGAGGTGTCATTTTCGCAGTGTTGATTATTGGAGGCGTTATTTTGGGCGTAATGAAATTGAGAAAACTCG gaTCAGCTTCAAGACAACCCGG ACATGGCACAGAAAACGCTGGATGTCACGATGTGATTACTTACGAAACGATtcaaatgacaaatgacaaaactgtATACGACGCTCTAG GTTCAGCCTCAAGACAAACCGG ACATGGTACAGAAAACGTTGGATGTCACGATGTGAGTACTTACGAAACGATGCAAACGACGAATGACAAAACTGTATACGACGCTCTAA atactGGAAAAGATTG CCCCAACACATCACACGTGTACACGTCGTTGGACGATTCAGCATCCATTGCAGACTACGAGAATGTCAAAAAAA
- the LOC128235232 gene encoding hemicentin-1-like isoform X2, translating to MCGKKPACGFKMELFISFGIIVLCGQVSSITLSGNGTSGGFTVQENESLQLTCSTSTDVQYVSYIRRLMGLVSKTITSVGYGSSGCGTDPTPPSYFSCSCVSRKQYVCVIRNVTRDMNGHVLLCLRPGGDPNDVSGDQTLVVSIGVTAVSMVFPAVSSVSVIDNSARQFRCVTSAGNPQATVEWYKDNGTPDRADDTRITTGIETDTSASGTLIVTIDEPLNPKVLYKVSEVTSPIRVISGHSMTLSCTSTGNPNPTYTWTYPGGNAHSGSTLTLASVQTTLAGDVMCTAMNTLSPTGGTAVVKSRQTTINLQVLYSPRAPSCTISGTTISTTAILVEGTDRTINCTSSANPPLITYTWSTPRRGQVSGASLSLINVQHTTDQGQYTLTVTNTMDPTGENMETGTSNTMFSVNVQFEPSTPMVSYQGSAIISNLRVISGRSMTLNCSSTGNPSPTYTWTYPGGESHSGPNLTFSTVQTIHAGDVTCTAENTLSPTGEKAVDRARQTTSTLQVLYPPRKPSCTISGTTISTTAILVEGTARTINCTSSANPPLITYTWSTPRRGQVSGASLSLINVQHSADQGQYTLTVTNTMDPTGENMETGTSNTMFSVDVQFGPKVQLREIHAILRDIDLNFQCPFVSGNPSETSFVWTRSVDSRQWNSQIVSISSVKKSDAGMYTCTATNQMTPTGAPGITGSHSGTFYLNVQYESVVSDFHVTQHIGTFNVTQSEYSNVTFTCTVDSNPSSTINIRKEGEIRRSIDNSKQLEYTIANLTCWDAGLYTCDGSNEFNTDTLSMKNLKLLVTCRPRRPPGEVVELTFVARHHEQVTLKYTVFAYPVPSPSQFVWKRCKPTCAHLSNLPGKYEIRTTGLSSNLTILGVDTGDYGVYSISVSNGIGEELVEEIYLKPAGPPDPPTELHVIEESIGETQAILTWIPGFNNGLSQTFHLSYGTLIEFATITKVNISQNEFEESINYTINKLQPEKQYYVELFASNAEGNSMRVNATFTTLVHLVIDPDGPSAAIIGGSIGGVIFAVLIIGGVILGVMKLRKLGSASRQPGHGTENAGCHDVITYETIQMTNDKTVYDALGSASRQTGHGTENVGCHDVSTYETMQTTNDKTVYDALNTGKDCPNTSHVYTSLDDSASIADYENVKKKDPVYNNAEIPSADCI from the exons TTTTAAAATGGAGCTCTTCATTTCCTTTGGAATAATTGTTCTTTGTGGACAag TATCCAGCATAACGTTGTCGGGGAATGGTACATCTGGAGGTTTCACAGTTCAAGAGAACGAATCCCTGCAGTTGACGTGTTCTACGTCTACCGATGTACAGTATGTATCATATATAAGAAGACTAATGGGATTAGTTTCTAAGACAATCACCTCAGTAGGGTACGGATCATCAGGCTGTGGCACGGACCCCACACCGCCGTCCTACTTCAGCTGTTCCTGTGTAAGTAGAAAGCAGTACGTCTGTGTCATCCGGAACGTCACCAGAGACATGAATGGACACGTGTTGTTATGTTTACGTCCAGGAGGAGATCCAAATGACGTCAGTGGGGATCAAACACTCGTCGTATCAA TCGGCGTAACTGCGGTGTCTATGGTTTTCCCGGCGGTCAGCTCCGTCTCTGTCATTGATAACAGCGCCCGGCAGTTCCGGTGTGTGACATCTGCCGGAAACCCCCAGGCCACCGTGGAGTGGTACAAGGATAACGGTACACCTGATAGGGCGGATGACACTCGCATCACTACCGGGATAGAGACAGACACTAGCGCAAGTGGTACTCTCATTGTGACTATAG ACGAACCTTTAAATCCGAAAGTATTATATAAGGTTTCCGAGGTTACCTCCCCTATACGGGTCATATCCGGACATTCCATGACGCTCAGCTGCACCAGCACGGGAAACCCAAATCCCACTTACACCTGGACGTACCCTGGTGGAAACGCACATAGTGGATCCACGCTCACACTTGCCAGCGTGCAGACCACACTCGCCGGGGATGTCATGTGTACAGCAATGAACACGTTGTCACCTACTGGAGGAACAGCGGTTGTAAAAAGTAGACAAACAACCATTAACCTTCAAGTTCTGT ATTCCCCGCGTGCACCATCATGTACCATAAGCGGGACCACAATATCAACCACTGCTATACTCGTGGAGGGCACAGATCGCACCATCAACTGCACAAGTTCGGCAAACCCGCCCCTGATCACTTACACTTGGTCAACTCCGCGACGTGGTCAAGTGTCTGGAGCCAGTTTATCCCTTATCAATGTCCAGCACACCACCGACCAAGGCCAGTACACTCTGACGGTTACAAACACAATGGATCCCACAGGAGAAAACATGGAAACGGGAACTAGCAACACAATGTTCTCAGTGAATGTTCAGT TTGAACCTTCAACCCCTATGGTTTCCTACCAGGGTTCCGCAATAATCTCcaatttgcgtgtaatatccgGACGTTCCATGACTCTCAACTGCAGCAGCACGGGAAATCCGAGCCCCACTTATACGTGGACGTACCCTGGTGGAGAGTCACATAGTGGCCCTAACCTCACATTCAGCACCGTGCAGACCATACACGCCGGAGATGTCACGTGTACGGCAGAGAACACGTTGTCACCTACTGGGGAGAAAGCGGTTGATAGAGCACGACAAACAACCTCGACTCTCCAAGTTCTGT ATCCACCAAGAAAACCATCATGCACCATAAGCGGGACCACAATATCAACCACTGCTATACTCGTGGAGGGCACAGCTCGCACCATCAACTGCACAAGTTCGGCAAACCCGCCCCTGATCACTTACACTTGGTCAACTCCGCGACGTGGTCAAGTGTCTGGAGCCAGTTTATCCCTGATCAACGTCCAACACAGCGCCGACCAAGGCCAGTACACTCTGACGGTTACAAACACAATGGATCCCACAGGAGAAAACATGGAAACGGGAACTAGCAACACAATGTTCTCAGTGGATGTTCAGT TTGGTCCCAAAGTACAACTTCGGGAGATCCATGCCATATTAAGGGACATAGACTTAAACTTCCAGTGCCCATTTGTTTCTGGGAATCCTTCTGAGACATCCTTTGTCTGGACTAGATCAGTTGACAGCAGACAATGGAACAGCCAGATTGTCAGTATCAGCTCTGTAAAGAAATCAGACGCCGGCATGTATACGTGCACCGCAACGAACCAGATGACGCCCACTGGAGCGCCCGGCATCACTGGAAGTCATAGCGGAACCTTTTACCTtaatgttcagt ATGAATCTGTCGTCAGTGACTTCCATGTTACTCAGCACATCGGAACTTTCAACGTTACACAATCTGAGTACAGCAATGTGACGTTTACCTGCACGGTGGATAGCAATCCTTCGTCAACCATCAATATTCGAAAGGAAGGTGAAATAAGGAGATCCATCGATAATTCAAAACAGCTTGAATACACCATTGCAAACCTAACATGCTGGGATGCCGGGCTTTATACTTGTGATGGCAGCAATGAGTTTAATACCGACACCCTTTCGATGAAGAACTTGAAGTTGCTTGTTACAT gCAGACCAAGGCGTCCACCTGGCGAAGTTGTGGAGTTGACCTTTGTAGCCCGCCATCACGAACAAGTAACACTGAAGTACACTGTGTTTGCGTATCCGGTCCCTAGTCCATCACAGTTTGTCTGGAAAAGATGCAAGCCAACTTGTGCTCATTTATCAAATCTCCCTGGGAAATACGAAATAAGAACAACAGGGTTGTCTAGTAATTTGACCATTTTGGGAGTCGATACTGGTGATTACGGCGTGTACAGTATTTCGGTTAGCAATGGCATTGGCGAAGAGCTAGTCGAAGAAATTTATCTCAAACCAGCTG GACCACCAGATCCACCAACGGAACTCCATGTTATTGAGGAGTCCATCGGAGAAACACAAGCAATACTAACATGGATACCTGGatttaataacggtttaagtcaaacatttcatttatcgTATGGAACATTGATTGAATTCGCAACCATAACTAAAGTGAATATTTCTCAAAACGAATTCGAAGAAAGCATTAACTATACAATAAACAAACTGCAACCTGAAAAGCAGTACTATGTGGAACTTTTTGCTTCTAATGCCGAAGGGAACTCCATGAGAGTCAACGCAACATTTACAACATTGGTGCATCTTGTTA TTGATCCAGATGGTCCATCAGCTGCTATAATTGGTGGATCAATCGGAGGTGTCATTTTCGCAGTGTTGATTATTGGAGGCGTTATTTTGGGCGTAATGAAATTGAGAAAACTCG gaTCAGCTTCAAGACAACCCGG ACATGGCACAGAAAACGCTGGATGTCACGATGTGATTACTTACGAAACGATtcaaatgacaaatgacaaaactgtATACGACGCTCTAG GTTCAGCCTCAAGACAAACCGG ACATGGTACAGAAAACGTTGGATGTCACGATGTGAGTACTTACGAAACGATGCAAACGACGAATGACAAAACTGTATACGACGCTCTAA atactGGAAAAGATTG CCCCAACACATCACACGTGTACACGTCGTTGGACGATTCAGCATCCATTGCAGACTACGAGAATGTCAAAAAAA
- the LOC128235232 gene encoding hemicentin-1-like isoform X3: MYIGVTAVSMVFPAVSSVSVIDNSARQFRCVTSAGNPQATVEWYKDNGTPDRADDTRITTGIETDTSASGTLIVTIGKLTLTVQRNDHDLGVYCRANNGGNWLYSSSVVLDVQYEPLNPKVLYKVSEVTSPIRVISGHSMTLSCTSTGNPNPTYTWTYPGGNAHSGSTLTLASVQTTLAGDVMCTAMNTLSPTGGTAVVKSRQTTINLQVLYSPRAPSCTISGTTISTTAILVEGTDRTINCTSSANPPLITYTWSTPRRGQVSGASLSLINVQHTTDQGQYTLTVTNTMDPTGENMETGTSNTMFSVNVQFEPSTPMVSYQGSAIISNLRVISGRSMTLNCSSTGNPSPTYTWTYPGGESHSGPNLTFSTVQTIHAGDVTCTAENTLSPTGEKAVDRARQTTSTLQVLYPPRKPSCTISGTTISTTAILVEGTARTINCTSSANPPLITYTWSTPRRGQVSGASLSLINVQHSADQGQYTLTVTNTMDPTGENMETGTSNTMFSVDVQFGPKVQLREIHAILRDIDLNFQCPFVSGNPSETSFVWTRSVDSRQWNSQIVSISSVKKSDAGMYTCTATNQMTPTGAPGITGSHSGTFYLNVQYESVVSDFHVTQHIGTFNVTQSEYSNVTFTCTVDSNPSSTINIRKEGEIRRSIDNSKQLEYTIANLTCWDAGLYTCDGSNEFNTDTLSMKNLKLLVTCRPRRPPGEVVELTFVARHHEQVTLKYTVFAYPVPSPSQFVWKRCKPTCAHLSNLPGKYEIRTTGLSSNLTILGVDTGDYGVYSISVSNGIGEELVEEIYLKPAGPPDPPTELHVIEESIGETQAILTWIPGFNNGLSQTFHLSYGTLIEFATITKVNISQNEFEESINYTINKLQPEKQYYVELFASNAEGNSMRVNATFTTLVHLVIDPDGPSAAIIGGSIGGVIFAVLIIGGVILGVMKLRKLGSASRQPGHGTENAGCHDVITYETIQMTNDKTVYDALGSASRQTGHGTENVGCHDVSTYETMQTTNDKTVYDALNTGKDCPNTSHVYTSLDDSASIADYENVKKKDPVYNNAEIPSADCI; encoded by the exons ATGTACA TCGGCGTAACTGCGGTGTCTATGGTTTTCCCGGCGGTCAGCTCCGTCTCTGTCATTGATAACAGCGCCCGGCAGTTCCGGTGTGTGACATCTGCCGGAAACCCCCAGGCCACCGTGGAGTGGTACAAGGATAACGGTACACCTGATAGGGCGGATGACACTCGCATCACTACCGGGATAGAGACAGACACTAGCGCAAGTGGTACTCTCATTGTGACTATAGGTAAACTGACGTTGACTGTGCAGAGAAACGATCATGATTTGGGCGTATACTGCAGGGCAAACAACGGCGGAAATTGGCTATACTCCTCTAGTGTTGTCTTAGATGTTCAGT ACGAACCTTTAAATCCGAAAGTATTATATAAGGTTTCCGAGGTTACCTCCCCTATACGGGTCATATCCGGACATTCCATGACGCTCAGCTGCACCAGCACGGGAAACCCAAATCCCACTTACACCTGGACGTACCCTGGTGGAAACGCACATAGTGGATCCACGCTCACACTTGCCAGCGTGCAGACCACACTCGCCGGGGATGTCATGTGTACAGCAATGAACACGTTGTCACCTACTGGAGGAACAGCGGTTGTAAAAAGTAGACAAACAACCATTAACCTTCAAGTTCTGT ATTCCCCGCGTGCACCATCATGTACCATAAGCGGGACCACAATATCAACCACTGCTATACTCGTGGAGGGCACAGATCGCACCATCAACTGCACAAGTTCGGCAAACCCGCCCCTGATCACTTACACTTGGTCAACTCCGCGACGTGGTCAAGTGTCTGGAGCCAGTTTATCCCTTATCAATGTCCAGCACACCACCGACCAAGGCCAGTACACTCTGACGGTTACAAACACAATGGATCCCACAGGAGAAAACATGGAAACGGGAACTAGCAACACAATGTTCTCAGTGAATGTTCAGT TTGAACCTTCAACCCCTATGGTTTCCTACCAGGGTTCCGCAATAATCTCcaatttgcgtgtaatatccgGACGTTCCATGACTCTCAACTGCAGCAGCACGGGAAATCCGAGCCCCACTTATACGTGGACGTACCCTGGTGGAGAGTCACATAGTGGCCCTAACCTCACATTCAGCACCGTGCAGACCATACACGCCGGAGATGTCACGTGTACGGCAGAGAACACGTTGTCACCTACTGGGGAGAAAGCGGTTGATAGAGCACGACAAACAACCTCGACTCTCCAAGTTCTGT ATCCACCAAGAAAACCATCATGCACCATAAGCGGGACCACAATATCAACCACTGCTATACTCGTGGAGGGCACAGCTCGCACCATCAACTGCACAAGTTCGGCAAACCCGCCCCTGATCACTTACACTTGGTCAACTCCGCGACGTGGTCAAGTGTCTGGAGCCAGTTTATCCCTGATCAACGTCCAACACAGCGCCGACCAAGGCCAGTACACTCTGACGGTTACAAACACAATGGATCCCACAGGAGAAAACATGGAAACGGGAACTAGCAACACAATGTTCTCAGTGGATGTTCAGT TTGGTCCCAAAGTACAACTTCGGGAGATCCATGCCATATTAAGGGACATAGACTTAAACTTCCAGTGCCCATTTGTTTCTGGGAATCCTTCTGAGACATCCTTTGTCTGGACTAGATCAGTTGACAGCAGACAATGGAACAGCCAGATTGTCAGTATCAGCTCTGTAAAGAAATCAGACGCCGGCATGTATACGTGCACCGCAACGAACCAGATGACGCCCACTGGAGCGCCCGGCATCACTGGAAGTCATAGCGGAACCTTTTACCTtaatgttcagt ATGAATCTGTCGTCAGTGACTTCCATGTTACTCAGCACATCGGAACTTTCAACGTTACACAATCTGAGTACAGCAATGTGACGTTTACCTGCACGGTGGATAGCAATCCTTCGTCAACCATCAATATTCGAAAGGAAGGTGAAATAAGGAGATCCATCGATAATTCAAAACAGCTTGAATACACCATTGCAAACCTAACATGCTGGGATGCCGGGCTTTATACTTGTGATGGCAGCAATGAGTTTAATACCGACACCCTTTCGATGAAGAACTTGAAGTTGCTTGTTACAT gCAGACCAAGGCGTCCACCTGGCGAAGTTGTGGAGTTGACCTTTGTAGCCCGCCATCACGAACAAGTAACACTGAAGTACACTGTGTTTGCGTATCCGGTCCCTAGTCCATCACAGTTTGTCTGGAAAAGATGCAAGCCAACTTGTGCTCATTTATCAAATCTCCCTGGGAAATACGAAATAAGAACAACAGGGTTGTCTAGTAATTTGACCATTTTGGGAGTCGATACTGGTGATTACGGCGTGTACAGTATTTCGGTTAGCAATGGCATTGGCGAAGAGCTAGTCGAAGAAATTTATCTCAAACCAGCTG GACCACCAGATCCACCAACGGAACTCCATGTTATTGAGGAGTCCATCGGAGAAACACAAGCAATACTAACATGGATACCTGGatttaataacggtttaagtcaaacatttcatttatcgTATGGAACATTGATTGAATTCGCAACCATAACTAAAGTGAATATTTCTCAAAACGAATTCGAAGAAAGCATTAACTATACAATAAACAAACTGCAACCTGAAAAGCAGTACTATGTGGAACTTTTTGCTTCTAATGCCGAAGGGAACTCCATGAGAGTCAACGCAACATTTACAACATTGGTGCATCTTGTTA TTGATCCAGATGGTCCATCAGCTGCTATAATTGGTGGATCAATCGGAGGTGTCATTTTCGCAGTGTTGATTATTGGAGGCGTTATTTTGGGCGTAATGAAATTGAGAAAACTCG gaTCAGCTTCAAGACAACCCGG ACATGGCACAGAAAACGCTGGATGTCACGATGTGATTACTTACGAAACGATtcaaatgacaaatgacaaaactgtATACGACGCTCTAG GTTCAGCCTCAAGACAAACCGG ACATGGTACAGAAAACGTTGGATGTCACGATGTGAGTACTTACGAAACGATGCAAACGACGAATGACAAAACTGTATACGACGCTCTAA atactGGAAAAGATTG CCCCAACACATCACACGTGTACACGTCGTTGGACGATTCAGCATCCATTGCAGACTACGAGAATGTCAAAAAAA